The following are encoded together in the Hippoglossus stenolepis isolate QCI-W04-F060 chromosome 12, HSTE1.2, whole genome shotgun sequence genome:
- the slka gene encoding STE20-like serine/threonine-protein kinase isoform X3, with the protein MSFFNFRKIFKLGPDRKKKQYEHVHRDVNPEDIWEMIGELGDGAFGKVYKAQNKHNGTLAAAKVIDTKTEDELEDYMVEIEILASCDHHHIVKLLDAFYFEGKLWILIEFCAGGAVDAIMLELERPLTEPQIRVVCRQTLEALVYLHENKVIHRDLKAGNILLSLDGEVKLADFGVSAKNTKTLQRRDSFIGTPYWMAPEVVMCETSKDRPYDYKADIWSLGVTLIELAQIEPPNHEMNPMRVLLKIAKAEPPTLMHPSRWSSQFNDFLRKALDKNVDSRWGPIQLLQHPFVSSVTNCKPLRELIAEAKAEVTEEIEDSKEEEEEEESDTPQTVPGHKRAPSDVSVASSEEDKAAQTPSTLESVTEKTEVEPAADRTSDKLSDEGLGTSEVDKNEEEKLNEVSDASNEDLASPTVEPTKDFVSQDLTEDKPVDEQGEVIPKEPVVAEPEENLDSLDLYTDGQTTEEEEKETQEEKAKDEPTQQTEEEIKPEDVKEQEEKEKQEAGTDEFTKSQEQPEDTREKPEPFTAVVAQAGEENKEQSVETPQHKVTGEDTVDVTDANVDKENIESNLKETNVNGETESKSTVDPSIDILLEKQTKENQPGEKPENEAPEEAEQPEQDNQTREKVELEKEATTESTNGVSDEVKEASEEPEPLEPSKDIAMKEDEEKTNRADESTSQDTVSVPESETDSETKTEQGSPAVIKPDVEKDSDSGSSSAADTNSLDLNLSISSFLSKSKEGGSISMQESRRQKKTMKKTRKFMVDGVEVSVTTSKIVTDSDAKSEEMRFLRRQELRELRLLQKEEQRAQQLLSNKLQQQREHIYRRFEQETTAKKRQYDQEVENLEKKQKQTIERLEQDHTSRLRDEAKRIKTDQDKELSKFQNMLKNRKKEAVAQVMIQSFQLSSCALFNAQMQDEQEFLQKQQQDLDGALKKIIQQHKLEIATIERDCLNHKQQLMRAREAAMWELEERHLQEKHQQLKQQLKDQYFLQRHQLLKRHEKEMEQMHRYNQRLIEEMKNKQNQERVRLPKIQRSEAKTRMAMFKKSLRITATASVTPEQERERIKQFGSQEEKRQKNERLNQHQKHENQMRDLQLQCDSNIRELQQLQNEKCHLLIEHETQKLKELDEEHSQEIKEWREKLRPRKKALEEEFTRKLQEQEVFFKMSGESECLNPTTQSRVSKFYPIPNLHNAGL; encoded by the exons GCACAGAATAAGCACAATGGGACCCTCGCTGCTGCCAAGGTGATTGACACCAAGACGGAGGATGAACTGGAGGATTACATGGTGGAGATCGAAATTCTGGCCTCTTGCGACCACCATCACATCGTCAAACTGCTGGatgccttttattttgaaggcaaaCTTTGG ATCCTGATTGAGTTCTGTGCGGGCGGCGCAGTGGATGCCATCATGCTGG AACTGGAGAGGCCCCTGACAGAGCCTCAGATCCGTGTGGTGTGTCGACAGACCTTAGAGGCCCTGGTTTACCTCCATGAGAACAAGGTCATCCACAGAGATTTGAAAGCTGGGAACATTCTCCTCTCCTTGGATGGAGAAGTGAAACTGg CTGACTTTGGGGTTTCTGCTAAAAATACCAAGACGTTACAGAGAAGAGATTCTTTCATCGGCACTCCTTACTG GATGGCTCCCGAGGTAGTTATGTGCGAAACGTCCAAGGACCGTCCGTACGACTACAAGGCCGATATCTGGTCCCTCGGGGTGACCCTGATAGAGCTGGCACAGATCGAGCCGCCCAACCACGAGATGAATCCCATGAGAGTGCTGCTGAAAATAGCCAAGGCCGAGCCGCCCACACTTATGCATCCCTCTCGCTG GTCATCACAATTCAACGACTTTCTGCGGAAAGCACTTGATAAGAATGTGGACAGTAGGTGGGGCCCAATACAGCTTCTACAG CATCCCTTTGTCAGCAGTGTAACCAATTGCAAACCTCTCAGAGAACTCATAGCCGAGGCCAAAGCTGAAGTCACAGAGGAGATCGAGGacagcaaagaggaggaggaggaggaagagtctgATACACCTCAG ACTGTTCCTGGGCACAAGCGCGCCCCCTCAGATGTCAGCGTGGCCAGCTCAGAGGAGGACAAAGCTGCACAAACTCCCTCCACTCTGGAATCTGTCACAGAAAAGACGGAGGTCGAGCCTGCTGCGGACAGGACCAGTGATAAGCTCTCAGATGAAGGACTTGGAACAAGTGAGGTTGACaagaatgaggaggagaaactcaATGAGGTGTCTGATGCCAGTAATGAAGACCTGGCCTCGCCGACAGTAGAGCCCACCAAGGACTTTGTCTCTCAAGATCTTACAGAGGATAAACCAGTAGATGAACAAGGTGAAGTGATTCCCAAGGAGCCTGTAGTAGCAGAGCCTGAAGAGAACTTAGATAGCTTAGACCTATACACAGATGGTCagacaacagaggaagaagagaaggagacacAAGAGGAGAAAGCGAAGGATGAACCAACtcaacaaacagaagaagaaattaagCCTGAGGATGTgaaagaacaagaagaaaaagaaaaacaagaagcagGTACAGACGAATTTACAAAATCCCAAGAGCAACCTGAAGATACACGAGAGAAACCAGAACCTTTTACAGCGGTTGTAGCACAggcaggagaagaaaacaaagaacaaagtgTGGAGACACCTCAACACAAAGTGACAGGAGAAGACACAGTTGATGTCACAGATGCAAATGTAGACAAAGAGAATATAGAATCAAATCTAAaggaaacaaatgtaaatgGAGAAACAGAGTCAAAGTCAACAGTGGATCCCTCCATTGACATTTTGTTAGAGAAGCAGACCAAAGAAAATCAGCCTGGAGAAAAGCCTGAGAATGAGGCCCCTGAGGAAGCAGAGCAGCCTGAACAAGATAATCAGACTAGAGAGAAGGTTGAACTGGAGAAAGAGGCGACAACTGAATCCACAAATGGAGTGAGCGATGAAGTCAAAGAAGCCTCTGAAGAACCAGAACCATTGGAACCATCTAAAGACATCGCCatgaaggaggatgaggaaaaaACTAACCGTGCTGATGAGAGCACTTCTCAAGATACCGTTTCTGTCCCAGAGAGCGAAACCGACTCTGAAACCAAGACAGAGCAAGGAAGTCCTGCTGTGATCAAGCCAGATGTGGAGAAGGACTCTGACTCTGGAAGCAGCTCCGCTGCTGATACTAACAGCCTTGACCTCAATCTGTCCATCTCCAGCTTCTTGTCCAAGAGCAAAGAAGGGGGCTCTATTTCTATGCAG GAGTCAAGACGTCAGAAGAAGACTATGAAGAAAACACGTAAATTCATGGTGGATGGTGTGGAGGTCAGTGTGACGACATCAAAGATAGTGACAGATAGCGACGCCAAGAGTGAGGAGATGAGGTTCCTGAG GCGGCAAGAGTTGCGAGAGCTGCGCCTCCTGCAGAAAGAGGAGCAGCGGGCCCAGCAGCTGCTGAgcaacaagctgcagcagcagagagagcacATCTACCGGCGCTTTGAACAGGAAACTACT GCTAAGAAGCGTCAATATGACCAAGAAGTGGAAAATCTTGAGAAAAAGCAGAAGCAGACGATTGAACGCCTGGAACAGGATCACACCAGCCGACTGCGAGATGAAGCCAAGCGAATCAAAACGGATCAAGACAAGGAACTCTCCAAGTTCCAAAACATGCTGAAGAACCGCAAGAAGGAG GCAGTGGCCCAGGTTATGATACAGTCTTTTCAGTTGTCCTCATGCGCACTCTTCAACGCTCAGATGCAGGAT gAGCAGGAGTTCctacagaagcagcagcaggacctgGATGGAGCTCTGAAGAAAATCATCCAGCAGCATAAACTGGAGATCGCCACTATTGAGAGAGACTGCCTCAACCACAAGCAGCAGCTGATGAGAG CTCGAGAGGCAGCCAtgtgggagctggaggagcgccacctgcaggagaagcaccagcagctgaagcagcagctgaaagacCAGTACTTCCTGCAAAGACACCAGCTGCTGAAGAGGCATGAGAAA GAAATGGAGCAAATGCACCGCTACAATCAGCGGCTGATAGAGGAGATGAAGAACAAACAGAATCAGGAGAGGGTTCGTCTGCCCAAGATCCAGCGCAGCGAGGCCAAGACCCGCATGGCCATGTTCAAGAAGAGTCTCCGCATCACTGCCACGGCATCTGTCACCccggagcaggagagggagcgAATAAAACAG TTTGGATCTCaggaagaaaagaggcagaagaaCGAGAGACTCAATCAACACCAGAAACACGAGAACCAGATGAGagacctgcagctgcagtgtgactCAAACATcagggagctgcagcagctacag aatGAGAAATGCCACCTCCTGATTGAACATGAGACCCagaagctgaaggagctggatgAGGAGCACAGCCAGGAGATCAAGGAGTGGAGAGAGAAGCTCAGACCCAGGAAGAAG gcgTTGGAGGAGGAGTTCACACGAAAGCTCCAGGAGCAGGAGGTCTTCTTCAAGATGAGTGGTGAATCTGAATGCCTTAACCCCACCACCCAGAGCCGAGTGTCCAAGTTCTACCCCATCCCGAACCTGCACAACGCCGGTTTATAG